A region of Ictidomys tridecemlineatus isolate mIctTri1 chromosome 4, mIctTri1.hap1, whole genome shotgun sequence DNA encodes the following proteins:
- the Haus6 gene encoding HAUS augmin-like complex subunit 6, giving the protein MSSAWSASFERQHLWMYLLALGFEPGPATIACGKIESHTHLGVNMFDKLNRDAFQIVSYFLFQTLDQSLTKEVFKFCWPPFDQKSDSEFRKHCCEWLKKISAECGNSFPQVVGSLFLSPGGPKFIHLMYHFARFVALKYIKTNSKNSSLHFTETFNVKPQDMYKCMARWHVSRNRFLQILQREDYVTQQYQENAQLSVKQVRNLRSECIELQNQMKKMEPCEDESNIQEKIQKVRSLWTSVNETLTFLEKEREVVSSVLSLVNQYALDGTNVIINIPRLLLDKIEKQVCQMHMGSIYEAGKLNLLTVIQLLNEVLKIMKYERCQADQARLTIDLHYLEKETKLQRERLSDLKHMRCKIKEDLTTIRHSIIRKQGEWCKKWEEFLGLSPFNLIKDWTPAVDLLPPMSPLSFDPVSEEVYARSILFQYPASLPDIPKQHNEEKDCKADIDTLIAVCDLANSSASFLLQPASSSDRNNVTLLEKTRTPKEKNETPSKKTPEFKVEDSSLSDVAKNTETRAFEGSLAPPKSDPFQKEQDHLVEEVAQAVLSDSPQLSEGKEVKLEELIDSLVSNPFLTRKQIPRTPENLITEIRSSWRKAIEVEDSRSTEPIHVDTEHREVLSGSLPVLHNQEEFSMASLFSDFDQSHLAEEKIVSSCIKGMPEKYVTSHKTESPVEDQSDLLNKKIICKQDLKCTPLPTKLSTISQIERFSPTVGNRIDVIGKSGKEYIKILDCSQASYNEPSMHKTMLWNSFQVASEISSKSLKDTDFGILHETLPEEVGHLSLNSSSSSEANFKLESNSPLYRGIFPDYVGERQTTSESDLNLQAISSSYEALKKSLSKKREESYLFNSEALEIQKPESSPSPKNMQADDMLNFLDTDDLLIDYTKPSLRTSLGERKQSLSPLIKFSPVEQKLKKSTVPCSLGELLPNLKEEEILNKSLDVKEFDLTR; this is encoded by the exons ATGAGCTCTGCCTGGAGCGCTTCTTTTGAGAGGCAGCATCTCTGGATGTATCTGCTGGCGCTTGGATTCGAACCGGGCCCGGCTACCATCGCCTGCGGAAAGATCGAGTCGCACACACACCTCGGAGT GAATATGTTTGATAAACTGAACCGAGATGCCTTTCaaatagtttcttattttttgtttcaaacGCTGGACCAGTCACTCACCAAAGAAGTTTTTAA attttgctgGCCTCCATTTGATCAAAAAAGTGACAGTGAATTCCGGAAACACTGCTGTGAGTGGTTAAAAAAGATTTCT GCTGAATGTGGAAATAGCTTTCCTCAAGTTGTTGGCTCACTGTTTCTGTCTCCTGGTGGTCCTAAGTTTATTCATCTGATGTATCATTTTGCAAGATTTgttgcattaaaatatattaaaaccaaTTCTAAAA ATTCTTCTCTACATTTTACAGAAACATTTAATGTAAAGCCACAAGATATGTACAAGTGCATGGCCAGATGGCATGTTTCACGTAACAGATTTTTACAaattttgcaaagagaagattaTGTTACCCAACAATATCAGGAAAATGCACA ATTATCAGTTAAGCAAGTACGAAATTTGAGATCAGAATGTATAGAACTGCAAAACCAAATGAAAAA AATGGAACCCTGTGAAGATGAAAGTAACATAcaagagaaaattcaaaag gttCGGTCTTTGTGGACTTCAGTCAATGAAACACTCACGTttttggaaaaagagagagaggttgTTAGTTCAGTCCTTAGTCTTGTTAACCAGTATGCTTTAGATGGAACTAATGTCATTATTAATATTCCAAGGCTCTTACTTGACAAAATAGAGAAACAAGTGTGTCAG ATGCATATGGGAAGTATTTATGAGGCTGGAAAATTGAATCTCTTAACAGTAATTCAGTTGTTAAATGAAGtcctgaaaataatgaaatatgaaCGTTGTCAAGCTGACCAAGCAAGATTGACAATAGACCTTCACTACCTTGAAAAAGAGACCAAATTGCAGAGGGAAAGATTATCAGATCTGAAGCATATGAG gtgtaaaataaaagaagatctcACAACTATAAGACATTCTATTATTAGAAAGCAAGGAGAGTGGTGTAAAAAATGGGAAGAGTTTCTTGGTTTGTCTCCTTTCAATCTAATTAAAGATTGGACTCCA GCTGTGGATCTTTTACCACCTATGTCTCCGCTTTCGTTTGATCCTGTGTCAGAAGAAGTATATGCAAGGAGTATTCTTTTTCAATATCCTGCTTCACTACCAG atatACCTAAGCaacataatgaagaaaaggaTTGCAAAGCAGACATTGATACCTTGATAGCTGTGTGTGATCTAGCCAATAG ttctgCCTCTTTCCTGTTACAGCCAGCTTCATCTTCAGATAGAAACAATGTTACACTACTTGAAAAG ACGAGAActcccaaagaaaaaaatgaaacaccatCTAAGAAAACACCAGAATTTAAAGTGGAAGATTCTTCATTATCAGATGTTGCAAAGAATACAGAGACTAGAGCATTTGAAGGGTCTCTGGCTCCCCCCAAAAGTGATCCTTTCCAAAAAGAGCAAGATCATCTGGTAGAAGAG gTTGCCCAAGCAGTTTTATCTGATTCACCACAGCTCTCTgaaggaaaagaagtaaaattagagGAACTAATCGACTCTCTAGTTTCTAACCCCTTCTTAACAAGGAAACAAATTCCTCGAACTCCAGAAAACTTAA TAACTGAAATTAGGAGCTCATGGAGAAAAGCAATTGAAGTGGAAGACAGTAGAAGTACAGAACCGATTCATGTGGATACTGAACATAGAGAAGTATTGTCAGGATCCCTACCTGTGTTGCATAATCAAGAAGAATTCAGCATGGCCAGTTTATTCTCAGattttgatcaatctcatttgGCTGAAGAGAAAATTGTTTCAAGTTGCATTAAGGGTATGCCTGAGAAATATGTGACAAGTCATAAAACTGAATCCCCAGTAGAAGATCAGTCAGAtttgttaaataagaaaataatttgtaagcAAGATTTAAAATGTACACCTTTACCAACCAAGCTTTCAACAATCAGCCAAATAGAGAGATTTTCCCCTACTGTGGGAAATAGAATAGATGTGATAGGTAAAAGTGGAAAAgagtatattaaaatattggaCTGCTCACAAGCTTCTTATAATGAACCTTCCATGCATAAGACTATGTTATGGAACTCTTTTCAGGTAGCAAGTGAAATTAGTTCCAAGAGTCTTAAGGATACAGATTTTGGCATATTACATGAAACTCTTCCAGAAGAGGTTGGTCACCTAAGTCTTAATAGTTCTAGTAGTTCAGAGGCCAATTTTAAACTGGAATCAAATAGTCCTTTGTACAGAGGCATTTTTCCAGATTATGTGGGAGAAAGACAGACTACTTCAGAATCAGACTTGAATTTACAGGCTATTAGTAGTAGTTATGAGGCTCTGAAGAAATCTCTttccaagaaaagggaagaatctTACCTCTTTAATTCTGAAGCACTTGAAATACAAAAACCAGAATCAAGCCCTTCACCTAAAAATATGCAAGCAGATGATATGCTTAACTTTTTGGACACTGATGATTTGCTCATTGATTATACAAAACCATCTTTACGCACGTCCCTTGGTGAAAGAAAACAGTCTCTATCACCACTAATTAAGTTTTCTCCTGTGGAGCAAAAATTGAAGAAGAGCACAGTACCATGTAGTCTTGGAGAACTTCTACCTAATTTAAAAG aagaAGAAATCTTGAATAAGAGCCTTGATGTGAAAGAATTTGACTTGACAAGATGA